The DNA region TTCATAAACTAAAGTAAGATTACCTTGAGCTAAATATCTTACTCCTCCATGTAAAAGTTTAGTAGAACGGCTAGAAGTACCTTTAGCAAAATCATATCTTTCTAAAAGTAAGGTTTTATAACCCCTACTTGATGAATCAAGTGCTAAAGCAAGCCCAGTAGAACCTCGACCTATAATAACAAGATCATAAAAATCTTTTAAATTTTTTATTTGTTCTTCTCTTTTCAATTTGTAACCTTTTTGGAATTAAGTATACTATAAATTGAAAGGTATTTTAAAGAAAAATTTAAAAGCATTGCTTTAAAAATAAGAAATTTGTGTATTTATGTAAAAAAATATTG from Campylobacter hepaticus includes:
- a CDS encoding FAD-dependent oxidoreductase — protein: MKREEQIKNLKDFYDLVIIGRGSTGLALALDSSSRGYKTLLLERYDFAKGTSSRSTKLLHGGVRYLAQGNLTLVYEALHERNQLLINACNLSKK